The Pieris brassicae chromosome 7, ilPieBrab1.1, whole genome shotgun sequence genome includes the window aaattaattgtCTAATAATAAGACAATGCCGAGATTGTGTCACTGTGGTTTTgggacaaaatatttttcgatttATCGATATTTGTTTCGATTCTCGAGTTATGTAGCCTAATGGTTAAATATGTTACACATGtctatatattagttaataatagaaaaataatgaaatgttgcTAACATCACCTTACAACTGCAgccaataaattgtaaaacgttaGTCTTGGTAGTGATAACTTAGCTTTTCACagattcataaattgtaatataacatactCATTTCCGATAATGTACGACTACTGCAGTAGCAGAGAATGTACAGCACTTAGTTTTAAGAAGTCAAGTTACAGTCTTAGTCCAGCGTCGCAACCCACTACTAAATCTTAATCTAAATTTTTGTTAGAAGCTCTTTTTTTAAACCGCCACTGAAGTTAACTCTTGGCAAGGCATTAATTTGTTAAGTGGTGGCAGCTAGCTTTTTTTATACAggtttttatagtttaagtatacattgttaaaaatatatatataaaacaattgatatttaattgattgaAAGTTAACCTATATAGGtgtaatactaattataccGTTCCATATCGATTAACATTTCTCGATCCACGCCTCCAAGAAACTGGTTACACTTGATTTCACTTGACTCAATACGCAATGACATTGTAAGTTTCATTGATTACATAAAAGATCACCAtgtaattctaattaaaatatctatttactggggctattttgttatttcctattttaaatgtaatatagaaaataaaatcttagtAAAATCATGTTTATCTCCAACTGAATTTGGCTTTCAAGCGTCATATTGAACTGATAACTTTTATAACCTAGCATTGTTTTgtcaattacaattttatgtttaccGACCCTCTGAATAATCGAAGCATTTTAAAGGCACTcaagtatttatatacattatcaaTTTACTTCCAAAAAGTGAAGTtgttatgataaaaattatgtgtcaactgacaattgacattttaAAACCAGAACTTATGTTACATAAGCCATACCTTATCGAGCTTGTCGATAGTGGAGCAAGTTGAGCGGAACTTGTCTGCGGGGACGCCGCATGCCTCAAACATTCCGTCCAACAAACGTCTGTGGTTCACCTTCAGAATGTATTTGCCAATGTCAAGGACGTCTAGGATTTCCGTGACCACTTTAAGACATTCCGCGTCAGGAATCATTGGATCGTACTGGCCAGCGATGTCGAaatccttaaaaaatatattacctacttataaatattccttaatttcaaaaaaaagtattttcctgtaaaaaatatctattttacattttttttaaacaaagaaaCGTGACTTAACGCTAAGTTTGGACGTATGTCAATAACGTATTATGAAATACGGGAATCTGGCGTAAAGTTTCAACTCTGAACTTTGCCCATAGACTAAAATAACTGcattaatatgatttataaagaattaGACGGAGATAGTAGAATAATTGTCTaggattaatttaaaacccaaaaaaataccaaatacTCGGTCTATTTGCAACATAAAATTTGAACGTGTACTTAGAAATCGCGCAGTGAGAGGCTGTCTAATGTATCTAGATCGAGGTCACAGATCGACAATTCTCCGACCTTAAACTGCTTTTTGCTTTGTTTCTATTGCTCTAAGAACTAACGGTATATGAACGTAATGTAAGAAATAAGTtgcataagaaaatatttaatgcaaACATACTAATAAAGTGCAGATAACTGAACGTTTTCTTTATAAGGTAGactaagattatttatttataattaaagccGGAAAAACCCCATTTATATTACCCTTAACATTAACGTATATAGTAATTAACCCTAATATCATAATTAGACTCCATTACACCTTGTAATAattgcatttattaataaacttgaATCTAATTCCCGCACTTTAGGAcgaaaatatctttaaatagtTGAAGAATTTAATCTCTATACCTAAACAGATAATGCTCAAACTTCCATGCTATGCCACCTACCATACCGATTCTTAAACCTTTGaactattgttattaattaatatgaactttataaaCATGTTATACAGTTAAATATCGACTAACGCCAATTGTAATTCGATTGTAATCCTATTCAagatgtttgtttgtttttttacaagatGGTATCAATCATCACGTAAACTTAAACACGAGTTTTGACggatattaatgtattattattaaccttattaatataataaccttaatagtttagttttctttaaatcacTATGTTTGGCAGTAAGCAGTTATTATTGACTATATTTTACtcatattacatatttctataaaatggATTTGTAACTAAAAGCAACAGAAacacattacaaataaatttttgttcttACAATTTGATTTAGGTTTGATGGCTAAAGAACTAGAATATGTCCATCCCATCCCCAATTAGTATTACAAAGAAATATGGGACTGTAAGACAAAAAACTAGGCTGGGCTATGagtaatacaataaacaaatttatccAGCTAACtgtaaatctaaaatttatatagGATCTActgaaatatgttatatacatacacattgGTAAAACTCCCTATATCTCCCTCTTGTCATGGCTGGATTATCTCTTCTGTACACCTTGGCAATGTGATATCTTTTTAgtgttgttattttattcattgctAAGTAACGAGCTAAGGGAACTGTAAGATCATAtcttaatgataatatttctCCACCTTGATCTTTTAAGTCATAAATTAGTTTAGAGTCTTCTCCATATTTTCCTGTTAATACttcctaaaaataataatattattgaacaaTGATACATACCTATAGAATAAAAGTACAAAaacctttaaataaaatttgttaattttcaatagtTTGTTCCAAATACAAAGACAAttacatattgtataaatataaatggtaACTAGTgtccaaatttttaaaaaagaagcCATGCAAACCACACATTTGTTTCTGAGTTTATATTTGACTCATTGTATTTATTCCTAatgttcttttatttttttctataatttattgtagtaCCTTGAGTTCAAAAACAGGTGTGTCAATACACTCTGCTCCATGTTTTTTGAATATAGTAGTAATTTTCTGCAAAACATTGTTTCTTATAGACATCTGTTGGGAATTGTAATCCCTGGTGCCCTTTGGTGTCTTAAGAGTAAATTTTTGAGGTGCGGCATCTTCAGTGTTAAGCTGTGCTTTTAAACCCAATAATTTTGATACCTCTTCCtgtatctaaaataatattataaaatataagaacaATTTACTGCTAtgcaaaaattatacatataattaataagaatattttttcagttATATTGACTAAAAGCTATTCTAATCACTATAGACATCAACAGCTTAGCTTTCTCTATAAAGTTTAATACCTTGGAATTAGAAGTTGTTGCAATTGTTTTTGTGAAACTGCGGCTAAAAGCTGATTTATGCAACCATAAGATTGTtgcattataatttacaaatctAACCACTTGATGAAACATGCTTCTCTAAATACTTTCAAATACTACACCAATATGATTCCTCGTCACCACTGATGTTTTCAATTACcggaaaaaaatacaaaaatagttattttaataattatgtttgacAGTGACAGTGGTAACGAAAAAACCATATGGGGTGTCACCAACTCAACATACAAAAGCATAGCATGCCTTGATAACTTgcttgattatttttttacagtgcATAACTTGTGTCATTTAAAAAGACAGACCTGATAATCATAATTAACTGAATGGTATGGCTTTAGTAGATCAATAACATCTCTTGTTGGTCTACCGTCAGGTAACAAATCTCTTTCAGAGTCACTGAAACTCCTCATATGGTACCACCATCTCttaatatacacatatttatagaaatctaCACcaaaatttatactttttagtaGTTCTAAATCATATTTACTTGGTAAATAACCACAAATATAGCTGTATTGAGATAGATGTCTGTCAATCTGACCAAtatcttgattttttttaattataatacccTACAACATCAAATATAATGGCAAAATTAACTGATGCAATCTTTGCAAGAGTTAACTTATAGTTAAATCTTACCCTTTCGTTCGATTCTTTCGCCGCTTTTAACTTTCTAACGAGATCACCCTGCTCTTTGATTtgctgtaataataaattttgtgaCTCTGCCATTGCTTTTttgctaaaaaaataatcaatccTTCTAATGTTTGCAATAAAATGCAACGTAACCACTAAGCACTGAAGTGAATGGATGTTCTAAAGAATCAAATCTTTTGGTTAAGTGTTTATTTTGCAATCACTTTCATTATTAGATTAGCCTTCAAATAAACTCTAATTTattggtggatagaaaaataaagtgCTTGTTACggtaaagtataaatatttgtaatgaagTTCGTCTAATTTATTTCCTAACCTCTAACTTTTTTAGTCACAGAATAATCAAAATGTAATTCAACGTTTCCTAGCGGTCACTTTTACTTTGAATTTATCGAATATAGTTTCGCTACAGACGTCGTTCAATTTATAGCTCAAAAAGGaatcaatcaaatttatattaagtttacaGCTGACATTCATGGAATTTTGGATCGCAACATACATATTGTGCATTCATATAGACTCTATTTTACCTCTACTTGATCTGTGGTCTTAGTACTCTGTACTCTGTATGGCTATGTGACAGATGACGGTGTTTACCTTTTAAACTGATAAAATTAGGAGATAATGTCTCATAGAACcgaaatttattgaaattaatattaatatatcgtatattaaaagataaaaaagtaagtaataGGAGCGTAAATGCTAACGACTAGAGCTAAATATAGAATTCACATGCAAATATGATTTTCGAAATAAATGTTGTCTCTCAATGAACgaatcttttaattaaaaaagtccATAACGTGAGTAAATAATGGTTTCATATTTTCGTGTACTACgatgattattaatattggaggaatccttaaaataaaattatattaaacgaataattaccgcttatttatttagagtACTACACCCACTTATGTGGTTTTTGCAAAATGGATAGATTTGAGTATATGGAGGCAAGATTATGTGAAGGAGAAAACTATATCAAACGCGATAAAAACGTGAAATTGTATGATGGTGATGATAaggtataatattttgtatacctGCTTAAAATTTTCGAACATATTAAGCTAGTAAATGTTAAACCTACAGTTACCAATgagaatttacaattttctatttgaacctacaaatatatttttacactaaaatttatttatcaattaattaatatctaccAGTATTTCTAATCTGCCCTTATATTTTAGACTCAGTATGTAGATGGTGAAGTTGTTCTTACTTCCCATAGACTCCTCTGGGGAAAACCAGGAGATATACCTAAAGGACTTATATGTTTATCcctatatttgtattatgtgTTTTGTTTGGAAGAAGAGAATGGAGGTGTTTTTGGTTTAGGTGGACCTAAACGTATAATAATGCATCTGGGACCTGCACTACCTGGTAATTGATTAATCATAGCTGAGTCAAATGCATGGTCATTATATACACTATTAAACATAGGTAACTAATTTgctttgtttttctttaaggTAAAAGACCTGGGCCAGCAGTAATCAGTACTTACCATTTCATTAAACTCTCATTCAAGGATGGCATTGACCCTGCTTTTTATAAGGCTTTGAGTGAGGCCGTTGCTAATAAATTATGGGAAAGACATCCACTAGAAACAAATGCATTCAGCAGCCCCACTATGAGCCCACGGTCATCGATAGCTCCTATTGGTACCAAAATTCGTTCTGGAATTGTTGGGATTGAAAGAAGCATTGAAGAACAGCAGAAAGCTACAGATGAGAGTATCACTGTGGcatttaaagatttaacaaAACTTATGGAAAAGGCTAAGGATATGGTTTCCatttctaaaacaatatcaactAAAATAAGGGTAAGGTAGCAATTTCTAaagatttattacatattttatttttataaatcatagaacataattattataggaCTTTTTTTTCATAGTACTATAATTGGTATACTATATCCTGTATATGATTGGACTTAGTGGGATTTTGTGCCTAtactttaacaataaaaatgtttgatgaataattgaaatttcaGGAGAAGCAAGGTGATATATCAGAAGATGACACAGTAAGATTTAAGTCATATCTAATGAGTCTTGGTATAGATGATCCTGTCACAAGAGATGCTTTTAGATCAGATTCAGATTACTACATGGGGCTTGCACAACAAATTTCTGATATGATGGTTGCAGTCCTAATGGTATGTAACTTGATATGTAGCATTAGActtatacacaatatttttacgaatatgtaattaaaacatctGAAGAAGAAGTTGGTACGAGCATCATCAGCCATTGGTTATGACTGCATTGGTTGGGACATGTGCCTTTCTATTGTTGACATATTAATTACTGTGTACTAACACACATTTTCAACACCTCCTCTTGTGTCTTTCCTAATATCTGGAAATATGCCCATATTACTCCTTCTCCCAAAATCGCTAACCCAGTTTCCTATTATGATTTTCGTTCTATTTCTATCCTACCTTTTCTTTCTAAGGTTCTTGATCGTATTCTTCATCAGCAATAAGGTATCTTCCTCAACAaacacaatattcttaatCCTGTTAAATCCGGTTTCTGTCATGGGCACAGTACTGCTACTGCACTCACTATAGTTACAGATGATTATAGGCTTTGAATGGATGATAAAAAACTCACAACTTTGCTTGACTTTAGTAATGCTTTTAATTCGGTAGATATTGATGTTCTTCTTGCCTTGCTCCGTTCTATATATCTGTGATTCATTGGTTTAAAAGCCATCTGTCTGATCGCCAGCaacaaatcaaattaatcGGTTTTGTTCTTGGTCTCGTGTTTCTACTGGCGTACCGCAGGGCGGTACATTTCTCATCTCCTCTTTTCGCTctttataaattctattacTGCTCAACTTTCTTCCATCGCTTATTTGTATGCTGATGATCTTCACATTAACAATCAGTCTACTTTCAATGATTTGCCTTCTGCTATACAGTTACACTTTGATTTATACATAGTTGTTGAATGGAGTAAATCATATGGTATTCAGATTCCAATCGATTATTATTGGAAGTGTATCGTACATGacgataataaattaactttaccTCAGATTACTGTAGATCGTACTGTCGTTCTATTTTGCTCCACTGTTAGGAACCTGTGCATTATTTGGATACAACCCTGTCTTAGCCCCAAATTAACGAACTGAGCAGGAGGATGTTTTCATCTTCACACGCACTTGATTGGTTACGCAAGTTTTTGCCTATCTTTACTAAAATTTCTGTTAATCATTCTATTCTTGACTACGCTGATGTGCGTTATTCTGACTTAACTGAGCTGCAGCTTCATAAGTTAGAGCgcttacaaaatgtttgcatCAGATATTTGGATTTCGTAAATTTGACCATATTTATGAGTTTCGAAGAAAGCTAATCCTGGCTAAATGGCTCCTGATTTGATTGCGGCGTAAGATGCACATTTTACAACTTCCTTATAATGTTCTGTTTAATCCTTAAACGCCTAGTTACTTCAAGCATAATTGTATGTTCCTCTCTGGGGGTAGTTTGATTTGCGTTCCCTAGACcaactaattcttaaaaactCGTACtcataaaactaattattccATCACTCCTCCTTTACTTTTCAAGTATCCTGctatggaattccttaccaatttATATCAGACGACCTCaatctttaaatttgtttttaaatcttttttgatcatttttcttatgcgtcgtaattagctacttatatatattaattgttactcAGTTAACCCTTGGATTAGCttgtacatttttgtttacacatatttagtatatatatatttttttaattattttctctttctttaaattttactttagttAGTGAGTGTTgcatgttattttgtgttattttttattatatttatccacttctgtactttaccctctagttttttttattgttttattaagtgttgcctggaagaaatcgcttgttagcgataaggccgcccgttgcctaattACTTACGTAACCTGttttttatacgtattttttgtataaggtaacTATGAgtgaataaacaaaaataaataataagatgactgaaatataaaaaatctagcatttttattgttagaaGAGGTTTGTCAGTGTGTGAACTCATTTATAATGAACACTGTATCAGCTTAGATACTTTActcatacattaattttatttgttgttaatagtaaaaaatatatcctgAATTTGTGTTAGTTCCCTTTTTGtctaatttatattgtgtaattctatagttattattatatgtacctAAGTTTGCCTCCCATTTGCCATTTgtcttgtaataaataattttcaggaTTCTGGAGGCATCATGTCGTTGGCTGATGTATGGTGCAGAGTGAATAGGGCAAGAGGTCTAGAGCTTATATCGCCTGAAGATTTACTAAATGGTTGCAAGTATggattttttgtatttctaaTAACTAACCCATAAAGCTATCTTTACCAAGTCCAGAAGTTCCTTTAAAAGACAACGACAGCAATTGCTATCCTGATTTCAATGCGGAGTTGATATACGTAATATACGATATGCGTAACACTTTACACACGTAAACGTAAACACTATTCAATGACATTTTCAGATTGCTACCTACCATCGATGCCCCAATGTCCCTTCGCAAGTTCCCGAGTGGGGCGTGCGTGCTTCAACTGAATAGCCATAGAGATGAGGAAGTTGCCAAAACTACTAGTCAattggtatatttatttttttagtacatTGCTGTTTGTATATTGGTCAAGTTCTGTAGCTTGAACGTTGCGTTTCATTACGATAGCTAAAATCATTATATGATGACATTCTTAAGGGGTTACTAGACGGGCCATTTTTTCACGAAAATGTATAGCTACAAGGGTGTGGCTGGTACTCGGTAGCATCAGCCAGCATTTACGGCTAGACTATGCAATActagacaatatttttagtatggcCGGGATATATTCCCATTTGTCTATGTCCGATGAATGTTTAGAGTCGCAGCCGTATGGCCGGAACGATCGCTTTGCAATCGGAAATACTGCCATATTATTGCTGTCTCGCTTTACGGCCTAATTGCGTCCCTTTCTCATGGTATGTGacaacagttttaaaattgttcatCGAGTCTTATTTCCAGacttaaaatatctaatgTATCACGCCCATTGAAATAAGGTCGAAtccataattttctttttttttgactttgcttttaaaacaataaaagctgCCGTAACGCGTATAAGTTCGCTATTGCAGCCATAGGTCTAACCAATCCATGTATGTAGACACAAAGAAatgtgttaaagaaaaaattcaCTTTAAGATTAAAATGGCTAAGAATATGAGTaagaacataatatattgtgACATCCCAACTATGAACTGGTTTCTTGTTGTACggataattaatttcaaattaaaaaaaaaactattttacccataaaatgtttttaaaataccgtATTTTTACAGATTGAAGAAAACGGGTCGCTGACTCCAATAAAACTATCTCAAATCGCTAACGTATCCGTCCTACTTGCTCGTGAACGTCTCTTTACTACAGAACGACTCGGACTTGCCTGCAGAGATGAATCTATTGAAGGATTAGCTTTCTATCCAAATCTATTTTTAAGCAAAGtgtaaatttatctttaaaaatatattttcttcaatCTATTGTGTTATTAGTAAAACACCCTTTTAAGCAGACATTTTATTGAAGCGTTCACAAAGTTTATAAAGCTCTTAAAACTCTTGTCTAATttcctttatataaattttataatagcaATATCTTGTAAGCAATTTATGTTTACGCTTaagaatactttattttaacacataactcatactttaaattttgtgTTCACATTCTGTGTATTTTTGCCTACTTAATTTTCACGCTTGGTACAGACTATATCGCGATGACAACTATGACGGCAAACATTTTGTGCGCAAAAGTATTGTTCACGTCCCTTAGGGCGGTTTCCGTATTTTCTGCGCGTATACGGTAGTTTTAGCATACGCGCTTACACTCGTAAACTGCCATATTTCGTCGTGTTCGCTCGAAGTGGCGTCGTGTCAGTATCAAAATGGATTCTGACAAAGAAACGTTGCTATTTGCTTATACGAGCTTAGGAGCGCGTCAACGCTCGTACGAGTTGAGCGTGTGCCAACAGGCGCGCCTTTGCGTGCCCAAATGCGCTCCCAAAGATTCTTTAAGTCTTCCTTCTGATTGtgtactttgaaaattttaatgattgaAATCCTTACTAACACTACACAAAATATAAGTACATTCTTAAACTCTTGTTTAGTCTAGAAGATACTTAATGCTAATACCTTAGAAGCAGAAGCCCTAAATGAAAGCAACCCATTTGCATCAAAGATTAACATTGCCATTGATATTTTCTATTAGAAGACCTATAATATGTTAAAGAGGGTAAAATCTTAATGCAAATGGGTAGGTATCATTTCAAGAAATGTTATACATTTTAGACTTATAAGAAAAGCATAGAATCTTACATTAATGATATTAAGTTgcatactaaaatatatactataagatacagataaaaaaatagcttccatatttattgacataacAATACTGTTTAGCCACAAGCTTTAGACACATCAATCACAGATAGCCAACATTCCTTTTATAAAGCCATTTAAATCTATgaacatacatataatttgcaaggaaagtatattttataaaggtgTCATAAAAAAGCTGAAATTTTGTGTCTCCATTAAAATACCACACCACAAAATGCCACTTCTTTAGATTGAAATCTTCTTCAATTCTCAAAGATTTCACAATGTGTGAGCATTAAAttcatacacaaaaaaaatgtgtaaaactaatgttaaatggcaaaataaaataaaatcctacTTCTACAATTTATTTCTCGCTGGAATGTTAATACTCTATTGCACTCTTAAAATCCTTTGGTATCTGATTGTATTTTCCACACAGCTCCCAAGCTTTGAAATCATCACATGATCTCAGATTGttgataaaaaattcaacTCCCCGTAAAAATGGTAGTTGCATTTCATCATTGATAACTTCTGATAGACGGTGCAAGAAAGCGATGTTCTTAGCAAGACtctcttttatatttaatggtaGAGGTCTTTCAGTACACTGTACTATATCCAgctaaaagtaaatataacaaaaaggtTAAATTATAAGGTACTTTAGAAAGATACCATTTTGTGACCTAATTGTAGTaaacctttatatatttatttgaattcaaccaattacaataatattttaaaatttttcatcaaatagttaattactaataagataaattttaCTGAAGTTCCTAcatt containing:
- the LOC123712544 gene encoding histidine--tRNA ligase, cytoplasmic isoform X3, translating into MAESQNLLLQQIKEQGDLVRKLKAAKESNERGIIIKKNQDIGQIDRHLSQYSYICGYLPSKYDLELLKSINFGVDFYKYVYIKRWWYHMRSFSDSERDLLPDGRPTRDVIDLLKPYHSVNYDYQIQEEVSKLLGLKAQLNTEDAAPQKFTLKTPKGTRDYNSQQMSIRNNVLQKITTIFKKHGAECIDTPVFELKEVLTGKYGEDSKLIYDLKDQGGEILSLRYDLTVPLARYLAMNKITTLKRYHIAKVYRRDNPAMTRGRYREFYQCDFDIAGQYDPMIPDAECLKVVTEILDVLDIGKYILKVNHRRLLDGMFEACGVPADKFRSTCSTIDKLDKLPWTEVRTEMINEKGVTPEAADKIGEYVQLNGSSELAVKLLSDEKLSKSKSAVEGLEGIKLLLHYCELMGIKDKIIFDLSLARGLDYYTGVIYEAVLTHPIKIGNEDQTVGSIAGGGRYDNLVGMFDSKNKQVPCVGVSVGVERIFSVLEAKLAAGDIIVRTTDIDVYVASAQKNFLDERMKICAELWNAGIKTEQSYKKNPKMLNQLQHCEENGIPFAVVLGESELKRGVVKIRNITSREEAEVPREKLVEELETRIANFGLKEMNGS
- the LOC123712467 gene encoding vacuolar protein-sorting-associated protein 36, with the translated sequence MDRFEYMEARLCEGENYIKRDKNVKLYDGDDKTQYVDGEVVLTSHRLLWGKPGDIPKGLICLSLYLYYVFCLEEENGGVFGLGGPKRIIMHLGPALPGKRPGPAVISTYHFIKLSFKDGIDPAFYKALSEAVANKLWERHPLETNAFSSPTMSPRSSIAPIGTKIRSGIVGIERSIEEQQKATDESITVAFKDLTKLMEKAKDMVSISKTISTKIREKQGDISEDDTVRFKSYLMSLGIDDPVTRDAFRSDSDYYMGLAQQISDMMVAVLMDSGGIMSLADVWCRVNRARGLELISPEDLLNGCKLLPTIDAPMSLRKFPSGACVLQLNSHRDEEVAKTTSQLIEENGSLTPIKLSQIANVSVLLARERLFTTERLGLACRDESIEGLAFYPNLFLSKV